Part of the Geodermatophilus obscurus DSM 43160 genome is shown below.
CGGCGAGCACGGGACTCCCCCACAGCAGCCAGGCCAGCAGGCCGAGCACCGCGGTGGCGACTCCGCCGCGCAGCAGCAGCCGTCGTCGCCGATCGGCCGGGGTGTCCCGGCGTGACCTCCGCCGGGCGGCCGGACGGCGGCGCTCGACACCGGCCCGCGAGGACCCCCCGCCTGCGCGGTCGCTGGTGGTGGTCCCCGAGCGGCTCACCGCGGGGGACCCCCCGGGTCGCCACCGGCCGGCGAGCCGGGCGGCGCCAGCCGGGCCCGCAACGCCTCGAGGACCTCCGGGCCGACCATGGACACGTTGCCGGCACCCATGGTGATCACCAGGTCGCCGGGGCCGGCCCGGTCGGCCAGCGCCGGGGCCGCGGCCGACCAGGACGGCTCGAAGTGCACCCGCTCGGCCGGCAGGGCGACCGCGTCGGCGACCATCGCGCCGGTGACGCCCGGGACCGGGTCCTCACGGGCGCCGTAGACGTCCATGACCACGACCTCGTCGGCCAGGCCGAGGGCCGTACCGAACGCGGCGGCGAACTCCCGCGTGCGGCTGTACAGGTGCGGCTGGAAGGCCACGACCACCCGGCCGGTGCCAGCGACCGCCCGCGCGGCGCGCAGCTGCGCCTCGACCTCGGTCGGGTGGTGGGCGTAGTCGTCGTAGACCCGCACCCCGCCGACGGTGCCCTTGAGCTCGAAGCGGCGGTGCACCCCACCGAAGCGGCCCAGGCCGCTGATCAGCCCCTCGGCGGGCAGGCCGAGCTCCAGCCCGGCCAGCAGCGCGGCGGCGCTGTTGCGGGCCATGTGCTCGCCCGGCACCCGGATCGGCACCCGGCCGAGCACGTCGCCGTCGAGGACGGCGGTCCAGGCGGTGGTCTCCGGGCCCACCTCGACGTCGACCAGCCGCAGGTCGCTGTCCTCGGCGGTGCCGTAGGTGCGCACGCGGGCCGGGGTGGGCACGGTGCGCAGCCGCGCCGAGCCCGGGTCGTCGGCGCACAGGACGACGAAGCCGGCCGGGTCCAGCGTCTGCAGGAACCGGTCGAAGGCCGCCTCGACCGCGGCCAGGTCGCCGTAGTTGTCCAGGTGGTCGGCCTCGACGTTGGTGACGATCGCGCCGTGCGGCGCCAGCAGCAGGAAGGAGCGGTCGCTCTCGTCGGCCTCGGCGACGAAGACGTCGCCCCCGCCGGCGTGCGCGTTGCTGCCCGACTCGTTGAGGTCGCCGCCGATGGCGAAGGAGGGGTCCACGCCGCAGGCCTGCACCGCGACGGTGAGCATCGAGGTGGTCGAGGTCTTCCCGTGCGTGCCAGCCACGGCGACGCTGCGCTTGCCGGCCATCACCGCGGCCAGCGCCACCGCACGCGGCAGCACCCGCAGGCCCCGCTCGCGGGCGGCGGCGAGCTCGGGGTTGTCCTCGCGGATGGCGGTGGAGACGACGACGGTGTCGGCGTCGCCCAGGTGGGTGGGGTCGTGGCCGAGCTCCACCCGGGCACCGAGCGCGCGCAGCGCCAGCAGCGTCGGGGTGTCGCGGCGGTCGCTGCCGGAGACCGGCACGCCGCGGGCCAGCAGGATGCGGGCGATGCCGCTCATCCCGGCGCCGCCGATGCCGACGAAGTGCACCGCGCCGAGCTCCTCCAGACTCGGCACCGGGTCGGCCCAGGCCGCCACCGCAGCCGCGCTCACCGGGCCACCTCCAGCACGATGTCGGCCAGGCGCTCGTCGGCGTCCCGGGCGCCGGCGGCCGCGGCGTGCTCGGCGTACCGGGCCAGCGTGGCCGGGTCGGTGACCATCGGGATGACGTGCTCCTCGATCCAGGACGGCGACAGGTCCGCGTCGTCCACCAGCAGTCCTCCCCCGGCGTCGACGACGGGCAGGGCGTTGCGCCGCTGCTCGCCGTTGCCGATGGGCAGCGGCACGAACACCGCCGGCAGCCCGACCGCGGACAGCTCGGCCACGGTGACCGCGCCCGCCCGGCACAGGGCCAGGTCGGCGGCAGCGTAGGCGAGGTCCATGCGCTCGAGGTAGTCGACGACGGCGTAGGGCGCCTGCCCGGGTGCCCGCGGGGGGACGGTGACGTCGGTGTTCTTGGGGCCGCGGGCGTGCAGCACCTGCACCCCGGCGGCGGTGAGCGCGTCGGCGGCGCCGACCGCGGCGCGATTCAGCGAGGCCGCGCCCTGCGACCCGCCGAAGACCAGCAGCGTGGGCCGGTCGGGGTCCAGGCCGAAGGTCGCGCGGGCCTCGGCGCGGCGGGCGGGGCGGTCCAGCGTGCTGATCGCCGTCCGCAGCGGCATGCCGACGTGCGCGGCGCCGCGCAGCGGCGTACCGGGCACGGTGACGGCGACCCGCTCGGCGACCCGCGCGCCGACGCGGTTGGCGAGGCCGGGCAGCGCGTTCTGCTCGTGCACGACGACCGGCACCCGCTCGCGGCGGGCCGCCAGGTAGGCCGGCAGCGCCACGTAGCCGCCGAAGCCGACGACGACGTCGGCGGA
Proteins encoded:
- the murC gene encoding UDP-N-acetylmuramate--L-alanine ligase; translation: MSAAAVAAWADPVPSLEELGAVHFVGIGGAGMSGIARILLARGVPVSGSDRRDTPTLLALRALGARVELGHDPTHLGDADTVVVSTAIREDNPELAAARERGLRVLPRAVALAAVMAGKRSVAVAGTHGKTSTTSMLTVAVQACGVDPSFAIGGDLNESGSNAHAGGGDVFVAEADESDRSFLLLAPHGAIVTNVEADHLDNYGDLAAVEAAFDRFLQTLDPAGFVVLCADDPGSARLRTVPTPARVRTYGTAEDSDLRLVDVEVGPETTAWTAVLDGDVLGRVPIRVPGEHMARNSAAALLAGLELGLPAEGLISGLGRFGGVHRRFELKGTVGGVRVYDDYAHHPTEVEAQLRAARAVAGTGRVVVAFQPHLYSRTREFAAAFGTALGLADEVVVMDVYGAREDPVPGVTGAMVADAVALPAERVHFEPSWSAAAPALADRAGPGDLVITMGAGNVSMVGPEVLEALRARLAPPGSPAGGDPGGPPR
- the murG gene encoding undecaprenyldiphospho-muramoylpentapeptide beta-N-acetylglucosaminyltransferase translates to MSVSVVLAGGGTGGHIEPMLALADALLRRGAIEGGLRVTCLGTARGMETRLVPARGYDLRLIPPVPLPRKPTLDLLRVPGRVARSVSETRALLRELSADVVVGFGGYVALPAYLAARRERVPVVVHEQNALPGLANRVGARVAERVAVTVPGTPLRGAAHVGMPLRTAISTLDRPARRAEARATFGLDPDRPTLLVFGGSQGAASLNRAAVGAADALTAAGVQVLHARGPKNTDVTVPPRAPGQAPYAVVDYLERMDLAYAAADLALCRAGAVTVAELSAVGLPAVFVPLPIGNGEQRRNALPVVDAGGGLLVDDADLSPSWIEEHVIPMVTDPATLARYAEHAAAAGARDADERLADIVLEVAR